The Parvibaculaceae bacterium PLY_AMNH_Bact1 genome window below encodes:
- a CDS encoding hypothetical protein (Derived by automated computational analysis using gene prediction method: GeneMarkS-2+.), with protein MRWEPLPLNNPLYLNQPEGAVLGYQTAIENSFINEQGGHTRFPGLIPFADVGGNGRIYLSELGGDMIAATSKGQVYQVDRSGNVTNKTGVPVSGGRRVIFAQSDRELTMAAGGPIIRLRGEKTELLSEDAPHATHVGWIDGYLVAAEPNSGRFFNSEGGDISKWNPLDVFSADGNPDDVNSLMITPFREMMIGGANSVEQFERNLTGSVPFFRRWAVGEGVKLPYGMIFADNAVWTMNSLTEFVRFSGQVSVAQSAEIGRLLEKVDDWSDAWIGGFPDKPLHTLGQKFILLQLPHATTPYGTKGITLVLDYRAKRWFTLYGWDEQNGVPARWPGWSHWTIWGRVFVGGEGKIYELSDTAYTLDGKTQRWLVRTGHAASGSLLQVQNLRLRVRRGFSGNTSSPEIGVRCSRDGKPFGNWVQRSLGKAGQTAPFIEFGQFGSAGSFQFEISTSDDCPVDLMGADIMAVGLEN; from the coding sequence ATGAGATGGGAACCCCTTCCACTCAACAATCCGCTGTACCTCAACCAGCCCGAGGGCGCCGTGCTGGGGTATCAGACGGCGATTGAGAACAGCTTTATCAACGAGCAGGGAGGGCATACCCGCTTCCCAGGCCTTATCCCTTTCGCCGACGTCGGAGGCAACGGACGCATTTATCTCTCTGAGTTAGGTGGCGACATGATTGCAGCCACCTCAAAGGGTCAGGTGTACCAAGTTGATCGTTCGGGGAATGTCACGAACAAGACAGGCGTGCCCGTATCAGGTGGTCGGCGAGTGATATTTGCGCAGTCTGACCGTGAGTTAACGATGGCAGCCGGTGGCCCCATCATCCGACTGCGTGGCGAGAAGACAGAGCTTCTCAGTGAAGATGCGCCCCACGCGACACATGTGGGATGGATTGACGGCTATCTCGTTGCGGCAGAGCCTAATTCGGGTCGCTTCTTTAACTCAGAAGGCGGTGACATCTCCAAATGGAACCCGCTTGACGTGTTCTCTGCTGATGGCAACCCAGACGATGTAAACAGCCTCATGATCACCCCGTTTCGGGAAATGATGATTGGGGGCGCTAATTCAGTTGAACAGTTTGAGCGGAACCTGACGGGATCAGTGCCCTTCTTTAGACGCTGGGCGGTCGGCGAGGGGGTGAAGCTCCCCTACGGTATGATCTTCGCTGATAATGCAGTGTGGACGATGAACAGTCTCACTGAGTTCGTAAGGTTCTCGGGCCAGGTCTCCGTTGCTCAGTCCGCTGAGATAGGCCGTCTTCTTGAGAAGGTTGACGACTGGTCAGATGCCTGGATCGGAGGCTTTCCAGACAAACCGCTGCACACACTTGGGCAGAAGTTCATTCTACTGCAGTTGCCCCACGCAACCACACCCTACGGGACTAAGGGAATTACCCTGGTCCTCGATTATCGCGCGAAACGCTGGTTCACGTTGTACGGGTGGGATGAGCAGAATGGTGTGCCGGCGCGCTGGCCTGGCTGGTCCCACTGGACAATCTGGGGCCGTGTGTTTGTTGGTGGTGAGGGCAAGATCTATGAGCTCTCAGACACCGCCTACACGCTGGATGGCAAAACACAGAGATGGCTCGTCCGCACAGGTCATGCCGCGAGTGGATCTCTACTGCAGGTCCAGAACCTGCGGCTTCGCGTGCGACGTGGGTTTAGCGGCAATACCAGCAGCCCGGAGATAGGGGTTCGATGTTCCAGAGACGGGAAGCCGTTTGGAAACTGGGTGCAGCGCTCGCTCGGGAAAGCTGGCCAGACAGCGCCGTTCATTGAATTTGGACAGTTCGGGTCCGCCGGTTCGTTCCAGTTCGAGATTTCAACGTCGGATGACTGTCCAGTTGATCTCATGGGAGCGGACATCATGGCAGTGGGACTGGAAAACTGA
- a CDS encoding hypothetical protein (Derived by automated computational analysis using gene prediction method: GeneMarkS-2+.), translating to MPWGAAIGAAASIGGGLLSSKGNKKAAAEAAQAQIRAAEIQAQATREQIAELKRQYDESNRRLDEARESGQEYLGEAGEEADQRYEAISAGAAPATSYLRTIIADPGRLTAVQKEGLEEARRGANNQIRGSSFAGSGRTAAAMLRSVDADYINTALEANKSRAAGAAGGLSDVYYNAEGARAQNRYDRGKSAANIELGVGTSQATNATNLGNQVGNALSNQGYFAANAANQAGQYHANATAANANIAGGVIGDLGGIIASEARKSRYGSGDNIFKKNGV from the coding sequence ATGCCATGGGGAGCAGCAATTGGAGCAGCGGCGTCCATAGGCGGAGGCTTGTTATCGTCGAAAGGGAACAAAAAAGCTGCAGCAGAAGCTGCGCAAGCACAAATACGTGCGGCAGAGATTCAGGCGCAAGCGACCCGCGAACAGATCGCAGAACTAAAGCGTCAGTATGATGAGTCGAACCGGCGTCTCGATGAAGCGCGAGAGAGCGGACAGGAATATCTCGGGGAAGCAGGAGAAGAAGCCGACCAAAGGTATGAGGCAATTTCTGCCGGAGCGGCACCAGCCACCTCATATCTGCGCACCATCATTGCTGATCCTGGACGCCTTACAGCGGTTCAGAAGGAGGGTTTGGAGGAAGCGCGGCGCGGCGCAAATAATCAGATCCGGGGATCGAGCTTTGCTGGGTCTGGGAGGACAGCTGCAGCCATGCTGCGCTCTGTAGATGCCGACTACATCAATACAGCACTTGAGGCGAACAAGAGCAGAGCGGCAGGCGCTGCGGGTGGCCTCTCTGATGTCTATTACAACGCAGAAGGTGCTCGGGCTCAGAACCGGTATGACCGGGGCAAGAGTGCCGCAAACATTGAACTTGGTGTCGGAACGTCACAAGCGACCAATGCGACGAACCTTGGAAACCAGGTCGGGAACGCGCTTTCCAATCAGGGATACTTCGCGGCGAACGCGGCAAACCAAGCCGGTCAGTATCATGCAAATGCAACGGCAGCCAATGCCAACATTGCGGGCGGTGTTATTGGTGATCTGGGCGGAATAATCGCCTCAGAAGCCCGCAAGTCCCGGTATGGATCCGGCGACAACATCTTCAAGAAAAACGGGGTGTGA
- a CDS encoding hypothetical protein (Derived by automated computational analysis using gene prediction method: GeneMarkS-2+.), protein MAQQVFEEDTTKATARRQNIQPSGHTEQRSPTFLGGRIDPVTGNLIKGTVQQTSQGHTVTPLTPVTPLKDVVSPPPTPAAPTPEPEPEPELVYFPGRIGGMGKGGGAISWQNYAANLRAQGLGRGATPQQYHADQMKRFYQQTPEQQRMALQRQGSQPGVSMARLLQEV, encoded by the coding sequence ATGGCGCAGCAAGTATTTGAAGAAGACACAACCAAGGCAACGGCTCGCCGTCAGAACATTCAGCCTTCGGGACACACAGAACAGCGCAGCCCAACGTTTCTGGGCGGGCGGATTGACCCCGTCACGGGAAACCTGATTAAGGGAACGGTTCAACAAACGTCGCAGGGCCATACCGTGACGCCCCTCACCCCTGTAACCCCCCTGAAAGATGTGGTGTCGCCGCCGCCAACACCGGCGGCGCCTACACCAGAACCAGAGCCAGAGCCAGAACTCGTCTATTTCCCGGGTCGTATCGGCGGCATGGGGAAAGGTGGCGGAGCAATCTCTTGGCAGAATTATGCAGCAAACCTTAGAGCGCAGGGACTTGGTCGAGGCGCGACACCTCAACAGTATCATGCAGACCAGATGAAGAGATTCTATCAGCAAACTCCGGAACAACAGAGGATGGCACTGCAGCGTCAAGGTAGCCAACCGGGCGTATCTATGGCGCGTCTTCTGCAAGAAGTCTGA
- a CDS encoding tail fiber protein (Derived by automated computational analysis using gene prediction method: Protein Homology.) gives MTAFRIAIADFQLGNPLYVGASVFFYEVGSDGLKTDQLATLYANPTGTAVVQNPQVLDSTGKLSRPVYIGDPVIADVVGATFGSHETGVIAARGTWKGDFATATRYYVNDVVAYGGSGAKQDNIYLASQDFLSDATTIETDITAGHLLLVVDVETVNTLSIAAATSASAAAASATAAATAQSAAETAQGSAEAVLADANFLTVVGISSEITTVAGISANITTVAGIETEIQTVAGDSADIQTVAANIGSISAKLNIDFSNASTELPVNKGGTGSSTAAAARTALGLEDYIADLFVGTTQLFMAATAPTPWLALDGAEVSRTTYARLWTWVQAHGNLAATEGAKTAGEFGPGDGSTTFSLPDLQDKAVIGQSGTKAAGSVGGSETHTLTAGNLPSGVKTITGGGALTEQIQNPGTNNRSYFSNPTFGADGASDAINHLPPYVAGLWCVRT, from the coding sequence ATGACTGCTTTTCGTATCGCAATTGCAGACTTTCAGCTGGGGAACCCGCTCTATGTCGGAGCGTCGGTGTTTTTCTATGAAGTTGGTTCCGATGGCCTAAAGACAGACCAACTCGCGACACTATACGCAAATCCCACTGGGACGGCGGTGGTTCAAAACCCACAAGTCTTAGACAGCACCGGCAAATTGTCGCGACCAGTCTACATCGGCGACCCTGTCATTGCTGATGTCGTTGGCGCGACCTTTGGGTCTCACGAGACAGGCGTCATTGCAGCACGCGGCACCTGGAAAGGCGATTTCGCTACGGCGACGCGATACTATGTCAATGATGTCGTGGCTTATGGTGGTTCCGGCGCGAAACAAGACAATATCTACCTCGCCTCACAAGACTTCTTGTCCGATGCAACGACGATTGAAACGGATATCACTGCGGGCCATCTCTTGTTGGTTGTCGACGTGGAGACGGTCAATACGCTCTCCATCGCGGCGGCAACCTCCGCGTCCGCAGCAGCTGCATCTGCGACCGCGGCCGCTACCGCGCAGAGCGCCGCTGAAACCGCGCAAGGCTCTGCAGAAGCGGTGCTCGCGGATGCCAATTTCCTGACAGTCGTGGGGATCTCATCTGAAATCACAACCGTTGCAGGCATCTCCGCGAACATCACGACGGTCGCGGGGATTGAGACGGAAATCCAGACGGTCGCCGGGGACAGCGCTGACATCCAAACGGTTGCTGCGAATATTGGATCGATCTCGGCAAAGCTGAACATTGATTTCAGCAATGCCAGCACAGAGCTGCCTGTCAATAAAGGTGGTACGGGGTCATCAACCGCCGCTGCCGCGCGAACGGCACTTGGGCTTGAAGACTACATCGCAGACCTGTTTGTTGGGACGACGCAGCTGTTCATGGCAGCCACAGCACCTACGCCCTGGTTGGCGCTAGACGGCGCGGAAGTATCACGCACAACCTATGCCCGGCTGTGGACCTGGGTTCAAGCGCACGGAAACCTGGCCGCGACAGAAGGAGCGAAAACGGCTGGTGAGTTTGGCCCTGGTGACGGGTCCACCACGTTTTCACTGCCGGATCTGCAGGACAAAGCCGTCATTGGTCAGAGCGGGACAAAGGCCGCGGGCAGCGTCGGCGGTTCTGAAACCCATACTCTAACAGCTGGGAACCTCCCGTCAGGCGTTAAAACCATCACTGGTGGGGGTGCGTTGACCGAGCAGATTCAAAATCCCGGCACCAACAATCGTAGCTATTTCAGCAATCCAACATTTGGCGCAGACGGGGCATCCGACGCGATTAATCACCTACCGCCTTATGTCGCGGGTCTCTGGTGTGTGAGGACATAA
- a CDS encoding hypothetical protein (Derived by automated computational analysis using gene prediction method: GeneMarkS-2+.), producing the protein MPALPPKNNDVSVPPQPRLTGNQEADAQAVQQWMNLFIQSAVRESKMLDPAFHASTGDFEETGVLPDPAQTSLALAQLIANLALQEVRGRFPEDAGQFTVSGTNDFAQLQFSEERASSTYFVLCQIVDQTGSPASGARQIKTIEKSTTGFTVTLVAAPGASAAVTYDFLIIQNL; encoded by the coding sequence ATGCCTGCGCTGCCGCCAAAAAACAATGACGTATCGGTTCCCCCTCAACCGAGATTGACAGGAAACCAGGAGGCCGATGCTCAAGCGGTTCAACAGTGGATGAACCTGTTTATTCAATCTGCGGTGCGTGAAAGCAAGATGCTGGACCCAGCGTTCCATGCAAGTACCGGTGATTTCGAAGAGACAGGAGTTCTACCTGACCCGGCCCAAACGTCTCTGGCACTAGCTCAGCTGATCGCCAACCTTGCGCTTCAGGAGGTCCGGGGACGGTTCCCGGAGGATGCGGGCCAATTCACGGTATCGGGCACGAATGATTTCGCACAGCTCCAGTTCTCAGAGGAACGCGCGAGCTCCACCTATTTTGTCCTTTGCCAGATTGTAGACCAAACCGGCTCGCCCGCGAGCGGAGCCCGTCAGATCAAGACGATAGAGAAATCGACAACCGGTTTTACGGTGACGCTGGTAGCGGCTCCTGGAGCGTCTGCCGCCGTTACCTATGACTTTTTGATCATCCAGAACCTTTAG
- a CDS encoding hypothetical protein (Derived by automated computational analysis using gene prediction method: GeneMarkS-2+.) has translation MAQRIAEFDTWRPGFGLATVRVVQAGTTSLASIYKDEALTVEVANPVTLLEKTENGTSYGKFSEPLYINEPYQLTINSTDTTGVQRIPLTTLDGVNASLATVIVSDGTEAVSLADHLGRRIDVRDFGSFLATGEDGASDATNTATLVSAIGVAGSAGGGFVELPAGTYAVNAFTLPTGVILRGQGRGATTLKCTDSGNIATIGGDRAGFSRLTIDGVSQVALSVGIYSKANDQIVLHDCEVKRFETGLSVRGGFGFALQDFYVSDCVNGVRLKGDTDAGGGANGSAFQFGQWVGGSVSLCSALGVEFEHVDAACGHFTLQSVGFDTNTGTAMKVIGSRGLRLRDCWWKANTTDLDVSDKTPDDPDATVIDLLLEGGQISGGAIALAGNLETVVFHHIEFLDVDVSLTTPQHNVLALDCREDDDTTINGVSTAWERRKSANKGASFGLTAGDAATKAWALALEPGQHAYLEAKVIGRQRNGVNHGFYHLAASVRRPGAALDYDTQTSNFTVGNVLTGATSGATARIVADSDSGTTGTLTLHDLVGTFEDNEIISDGAGGSATANGTTSTSDAALVGSVTALRAAQETDANWDATLVANGPEIELRVTGVVDQTIEWTVDVEVVD, from the coding sequence ATGGCGCAACGTATAGCGGAGTTTGATACGTGGCGACCCGGATTTGGTCTTGCCACGGTTCGTGTTGTTCAGGCCGGGACGACAAGTCTTGCATCCATCTATAAGGATGAAGCCCTGACGGTCGAGGTGGCTAATCCAGTTACGCTGTTAGAAAAAACAGAAAACGGTACTTCCTACGGCAAGTTTAGTGAGCCCCTCTACATCAATGAACCCTACCAGCTGACGATCAACTCAACCGACACAACTGGCGTTCAGCGCATTCCACTGACCACGCTCGATGGTGTGAACGCATCCCTTGCAACCGTAATCGTTTCTGATGGGACAGAAGCGGTCAGCTTGGCGGACCATTTGGGTCGGCGCATTGATGTCCGAGATTTCGGTAGTTTCCTTGCGACGGGCGAAGACGGTGCGAGTGACGCCACGAATACAGCGACGTTAGTGTCCGCGATCGGGGTCGCGGGCTCTGCCGGTGGCGGTTTTGTTGAACTGCCCGCAGGCACCTATGCGGTCAATGCTTTTACACTGCCGACAGGTGTCATCCTGAGAGGTCAGGGCAGGGGAGCGACGACACTCAAGTGTACAGATAGCGGGAACATCGCGACAATCGGCGGTGATAGGGCTGGTTTCTCCAGACTTACGATCGATGGGGTGAGCCAGGTTGCCTTATCGGTCGGGATCTACTCCAAAGCAAACGATCAGATTGTGTTGCATGATTGTGAGGTAAAGCGCTTCGAGACGGGGCTTTCTGTTCGTGGTGGTTTTGGCTTTGCCCTGCAGGACTTCTATGTCTCAGATTGCGTCAACGGAGTGCGGCTCAAGGGGGATACCGACGCTGGCGGAGGCGCAAACGGTTCAGCATTCCAGTTTGGGCAATGGGTCGGTGGATCCGTCTCCCTTTGTTCGGCGCTTGGTGTCGAATTTGAACATGTGGATGCGGCTTGTGGGCACTTCACGCTCCAGTCTGTCGGTTTTGACACGAATACCGGTACGGCGATGAAAGTCATTGGATCACGTGGTCTGCGGCTACGCGACTGCTGGTGGAAGGCAAACACGACCGATCTCGATGTCTCCGACAAAACCCCGGACGATCCCGATGCAACGGTGATCGACCTTCTCCTTGAGGGCGGTCAGATCTCAGGCGGAGCTATTGCGCTCGCTGGGAATTTGGAAACGGTTGTCTTCCATCACATAGAATTCCTAGATGTGGATGTCTCGCTCACCACGCCGCAACACAATGTCCTTGCCCTGGACTGCAGGGAAGATGATGACACGACCATCAACGGTGTTTCTACAGCATGGGAGCGGCGCAAGAGTGCCAACAAAGGCGCATCCTTTGGCCTGACCGCTGGAGATGCCGCCACCAAAGCATGGGCGTTGGCTCTTGAGCCGGGGCAGCATGCCTATCTTGAAGCCAAGGTCATTGGGCGCCAACGAAATGGCGTGAACCACGGTTTCTATCACCTGGCGGCATCAGTCCGGCGCCCCGGCGCAGCACTGGATTATGACACGCAGACGAGCAACTTTACGGTCGGTAACGTCCTGACAGGGGCGACATCGGGAGCAACGGCTCGGATCGTGGCCGACAGCGATAGCGGGACGACGGGCACGCTCACACTCCACGATCTTGTCGGAACCTTTGAGGATAACGAAATCATCTCAGATGGTGCCGGTGGCTCCGCAACAGCGAATGGAACGACATCAACGTCTGATGCTGCACTTGTCGGGTCTGTGACGGCCCTGAGAGCAGCCCAGGAGACCGATGCAAACTGGGACGCAACGCTGGTCGCAAACGGTCCTGAGATTGAACTTAGAGTGACAGGTGTCGTTGACCAGACGATTGAGTGGACGGTGGACGTCGAGGTGGTGGATTGA
- a CDS encoding aspartyl/asparaginyl beta-hydroxylase domain-containing protein (Derived by automated computational analysis using gene prediction method: Protein Homology. GO_process: GO:0018193 - peptidyl-amino acid modification [Evidence IEA]) → MISNDPSFELIATGIQVAELGSEIEANNHLWGEQSARVMPGSPHEGSTDIWVRFRDLDQFIDEHGSDMSAFCDEHESVWLAPALQLPAAKRISDLVLKLVGGSSLGGVLLTKLEPGGRVLPHIDSGWHADVHEKYYVAVKVRPGARFCWEDGQIAASDGDVWRFRNDRLHWVENDSDEERIAMIVCVKR, encoded by the coding sequence ATGATTTCTAATGATCCATCTTTTGAGCTCATAGCGACCGGCATTCAAGTTGCGGAACTTGGGAGTGAGATCGAGGCGAATAATCACCTCTGGGGCGAACAGAGCGCACGGGTCATGCCAGGCTCCCCTCATGAGGGTTCGACGGATATTTGGGTACGGTTCCGCGACCTAGACCAGTTCATAGATGAGCATGGGTCGGATATGTCAGCCTTCTGCGATGAACATGAGAGTGTTTGGCTCGCCCCTGCCTTGCAGCTCCCCGCGGCCAAAAGGATATCTGATCTAGTTCTCAAGCTGGTCGGCGGGAGTTCTCTTGGTGGTGTTCTCCTTACGAAACTGGAACCGGGCGGGAGAGTCTTGCCCCATATCGACAGTGGATGGCATGCCGATGTTCATGAGAAGTACTACGTCGCGGTGAAGGTGCGCCCGGGGGCCCGCTTCTGCTGGGAAGATGGCCAAATAGCGGCGTCTGACGGCGACGTATGGCGGTTTCGCAATGATCGTCTCCACTGGGTTGAGAATGATAGCGACGAAGAGCGCATAGCAATGATTGTGTGTGTGAAGAGGTAG
- a CDS encoding hypothetical protein (Derived by automated computational analysis using gene prediction method: GeneMarkS-2+.) has product MMNCIPGVDCNTCLSHEDIEQPIRLDFTTADGVAIVSMDIPKRNTLVPQHAHEYDHTSMLARGSVKAWKDGDLLGEFVAPCSIFIEANEKHAFLSLEDNTLIYCIHNTSRSGVIDIKEEHNLEGF; this is encoded by the coding sequence ATGATGAACTGCATACCTGGCGTTGATTGTAACACCTGTCTTAGTCATGAGGACATTGAACAGCCCATTCGGTTGGACTTCACCACTGCAGATGGAGTGGCCATTGTTTCGATGGATATTCCAAAAAGGAACACCTTGGTGCCGCAGCATGCGCACGAATACGACCATACCAGTATGCTCGCCCGAGGGTCAGTTAAGGCCTGGAAAGATGGTGATCTACTGGGAGAATTCGTAGCACCTTGCTCCATCTTTATTGAGGCAAATGAGAAACACGCTTTTCTCTCTCTCGAAGACAACACATTGATCTACTGCATCCACAACACTTCTCGCTCTGGTGTTATCGACATCAAAGAAGAGCACAATTTGGAGGGTTTCTGA
- a CDS encoding hypothetical protein (Derived by automated computational analysis using gene prediction method: GeneMarkS-2+.) encodes MSNFQRYMNFDQAQRRGEAALDAQTLSNDFNAEANPTRLRSIVADAGRREVDTRIAEATEADKVAISGEAARQAPIATDQAQHNLDHARNLAPHQVNLASATATAGKANAAAARMRGFYESLNLVQQGNIPAARQVAAAYGEEIPEEILTNTTFLAQVSRIAEAAQARHPNSPANQEKFIQTALEGLQHETLGQERTADPTFVYNVPGAPEPATVAGTDDAASRKMQALIQGGVEPEQARKIAYGQLRIHKDPVTNEVTLVDLGTNEIVPLRTQGAQEEPVEPVGVPTPGSEETLYGGADNAVGAVPTVVDLLSGVTGQFSDELTAPDVTAARQNFNTAQNELIRALSVNPRFPVAEMTRIREEIAIDKGIFNSPERARLQMSALDSSLRRRLVQEQETSVDNSMPVEARKNARQAANDISRFLEVMGVPQIDQMSVDELNAMDPASMTETEIKRASDRLDLLLGGASGTSGEPTEPAQQPPQMTQGEAVRVQSQEEFDALPSGSLFINPSDGRTLRKN; translated from the coding sequence ATGTCGAACTTTCAGCGATATATGAATTTCGATCAGGCTCAGCGTCGTGGAGAGGCTGCGCTCGACGCACAGACGCTTTCCAATGATTTCAATGCTGAAGCGAACCCAACCCGTCTGAGGTCCATTGTAGCTGATGCTGGTCGACGTGAAGTTGATACCAGAATTGCTGAAGCAACAGAGGCTGACAAGGTTGCGATCTCAGGCGAAGCAGCAAGACAGGCGCCGATAGCGACTGATCAAGCGCAGCACAACCTGGACCACGCCAGAAACCTTGCCCCGCATCAGGTCAACCTAGCTTCGGCTACGGCGACAGCTGGCAAGGCAAATGCCGCCGCGGCAAGGATGCGTGGTTTCTATGAGAGCCTAAACCTTGTCCAGCAGGGCAACATCCCGGCAGCCCGACAGGTCGCCGCCGCGTACGGCGAGGAGATTCCGGAAGAGATCCTCACCAATACGACTTTTCTGGCGCAAGTCTCGCGGATCGCAGAAGCAGCACAGGCCCGGCACCCGAACAGTCCAGCCAATCAGGAGAAGTTCATTCAGACGGCCCTTGAAGGGTTGCAACACGAGACCCTTGGTCAGGAAAGAACAGCAGATCCAACATTCGTTTACAATGTACCAGGTGCCCCGGAACCGGCAACAGTGGCGGGGACCGACGATGCTGCGTCCAGGAAGATGCAGGCACTAATTCAGGGCGGTGTGGAACCGGAGCAGGCAAGAAAAATCGCATACGGTCAGCTTAGGATTCACAAAGATCCAGTGACGAATGAAGTAACATTGGTGGATTTGGGGACGAACGAAATCGTTCCGCTACGAACACAAGGTGCGCAGGAAGAACCTGTAGAACCGGTTGGTGTGCCGACACCCGGCAGCGAGGAAACCCTGTATGGTGGCGCAGACAATGCGGTGGGGGCTGTGCCGACGGTCGTTGACCTACTGTCAGGGGTGACTGGCCAGTTTAGCGATGAGCTCACAGCTCCTGATGTGACGGCAGCTCGGCAAAACTTCAACACTGCACAAAATGAGCTCATTCGGGCTCTTTCGGTCAACCCTCGTTTTCCTGTGGCTGAAATGACTCGTATTCGTGAAGAGATAGCGATCGATAAGGGTATTTTTAACAGCCCTGAGCGAGCCCGGCTGCAGATGAGTGCGCTTGACAGTAGCCTGCGTAGACGTTTGGTGCAGGAGCAAGAGACGTCAGTTGATAATTCAATGCCTGTGGAAGCGAGAAAAAACGCGAGACAAGCCGCGAACGATATCTCTCGCTTCTTGGAGGTTATGGGGGTCCCTCAAATCGACCAGATGAGTGTGGATGAGTTGAACGCGATGGACCCAGCTTCAATGACCGAAACCGAAATCAAACGGGCATCTGACAGGCTTGACCTACTCCTTGGCGGGGCATCGGGGACGAGCGGGGAACCGACTGAGCCCGCACAACAACCCCCTCAGATGACACAAGGTGAAGCGGTGCGGGTGCAGAGCCAAGAAGAGTTCGATGCTTTGCCGTCAGGTTCGTTGTTCATCAATCCGTCAGACGGGCGCACACTGAGAAAGAACTGA
- a CDS encoding hypothetical protein (Derived by automated computational analysis using gene prediction method: GeneMarkS-2+.) has protein sequence MIGAFPTSESAAEPEYMREALFWLDMILAERAGTTRIFRLIPGTVSLTLEAGKQVYTLKDDLGAAMPSNGIQFPVEAWLENASGHRSDLEIVTRYAFETVSDIASTGIPSKIYLDRLDSMTLSTYPSLPSTETETYTVKLVVQTFAPDVSPSGVSGTQPNGSLSPEFSQAWQRWMTFALAADIGSGPVLPISTQRVAEFRKVAEKALGALEAYENREHETTPPICEPYGA, from the coding sequence TTGATCGGAGCATTTCCGACGTCGGAGTCCGCCGCCGAGCCCGAATATATGCGCGAAGCTTTGTTCTGGTTGGATATGATCCTGGCCGAACGGGCAGGAACGACGCGCATTTTTCGGCTCATTCCAGGGACAGTTTCCCTGACGCTGGAGGCGGGGAAGCAGGTCTACACCCTGAAAGATGATCTTGGCGCCGCGATGCCGAGCAATGGCATCCAGTTTCCTGTTGAAGCCTGGCTTGAGAACGCAAGCGGTCACAGGTCTGATCTTGAGATCGTCACGCGCTACGCGTTTGAGACGGTCTCTGACATTGCGAGCACAGGTATTCCGTCCAAAATCTACCTCGACCGCCTGGATAGCATGACGCTGTCGACCTATCCCTCCTTACCGTCCACTGAGACAGAGACCTACACAGTTAAGTTGGTGGTGCAGACCTTTGCGCCGGATGTATCTCCATCAGGAGTGTCGGGTACGCAACCCAATGGATCGTTGTCACCGGAGTTCTCTCAGGCCTGGCAAAGGTGGATGACGTTCGCCCTTGCCGCCGATATTGGGTCGGGTCCGGTTCTCCCCATTTCGACGCAACGCGTAGCTGAATTTCGCAAGGTGGCGGAGAAAGCGCTGGGAGCGCTGGAAGCTTATGAGAACCGGGAACATGAAACCACACCCCCCATTTGCGAACCATACGGAGCCTAG